Proteins encoded by one window of uncultured Draconibacterium sp.:
- the truA gene encoding tRNA pseudouridine(38-40) synthase TruA, with amino-acid sequence MPQRYFLQLSYKGTNYHGWQIQPNAVSVQEVMEDALSKILREKIAVVGAGRTDTGVHASFFILHFDSENGIPENLDIVYKLNSFLPSDIAVQKVWPVDEEAHARFSATSRTYHYFISTEKDPFATETSHKYFKPLDVEKMNEAAQTLINYTDFTSFSRLHTDVKTNNCKIMQAEWTQQGERLQFTIKADRFLRNMVRAIVGTLLEVGQGKLSIEQFCEIIEKQDRGAAGASAPAQGLFLVDIEYPESITQNRP; translated from the coding sequence ATGCCACAACGCTATTTTTTGCAACTCAGTTATAAAGGAACTAATTACCACGGTTGGCAAATTCAGCCGAATGCTGTTTCTGTGCAGGAGGTGATGGAAGACGCATTATCAAAAATTCTGCGTGAAAAAATTGCTGTGGTTGGAGCCGGACGAACCGATACCGGCGTGCATGCTTCGTTTTTTATCCTTCATTTCGATTCTGAAAATGGTATTCCTGAAAACCTGGATATCGTTTATAAACTAAACAGTTTTTTACCTTCCGACATTGCTGTGCAAAAAGTATGGCCGGTTGATGAGGAGGCTCATGCCCGGTTTAGTGCTACCTCGCGCACGTATCATTATTTTATTTCCACCGAAAAAGATCCGTTTGCCACTGAAACGAGTCACAAATATTTTAAGCCACTTGATGTGGAAAAGATGAACGAGGCAGCACAAACGCTTATTAACTACACCGATTTTACCAGCTTCAGCCGCCTGCATACCGATGTAAAAACCAACAACTGCAAGATTATGCAGGCCGAGTGGACGCAGCAAGGAGAGAGATTACAATTTACAATTAAAGCCGATCGGTTTTTGCGAAATATGGTGCGCGCCATCGTTGGAACTTTGCTGGAAGTGGGACAGGGGAAACTCAGCATCGAACAGTTTTGTGAGATTATTGAAAAGCAGGACCGTGGCGCAGCAGGAGCATCTGCGCCGGCGCAAGGTTTGTTTTTGGTGGATATTGAATACCCCGAGTCGATTACACAGAACCGCCCTTAA
- a CDS encoding AraC family transcriptional regulator yields MKAVRFVIPKTGGNSFRLQIDDGAHFYDTIHYHPEHQITYIVKGEGTSFIGNHVERFQPGDVFIIGKNVPHVTKCDETYYHPDSNLEVLSISLFFKDETFGNQFFEIPEMLHIKHLLDKASMGVKIDGPDKKELIEWIKQCPGADGFKRFQLLMSILNTFALSEGLRTLSSVSYRTPTRESDNERINVIFNFLSKNFRNEVNLGQLADVANMTPNSFCRYFKQRTGKAYSEFLNDMRIEYAGKLIAGSNESFGNIAIECGYNSISYFNRQFKRINGVSPLQYRKKIKGGSV; encoded by the coding sequence ATGAAGGCAGTACGTTTTGTAATTCCAAAGACAGGAGGAAACTCATTCCGGCTACAAATTGATGACGGGGCACACTTTTATGATACAATACATTATCATCCCGAGCATCAGATAACTTACATTGTAAAAGGTGAAGGAACCAGTTTTATCGGAAATCATGTGGAACGTTTTCAGCCGGGCGATGTTTTTATAATTGGAAAAAATGTGCCTCACGTTACCAAATGCGACGAAACTTATTATCACCCCGATAGCAACCTGGAGGTGTTAAGCATTTCCTTGTTTTTTAAAGACGAAACTTTTGGAAACCAGTTTTTCGAAATTCCGGAAATGTTGCACATAAAACATTTGCTTGATAAAGCTTCGATGGGAGTTAAAATTGACGGACCCGATAAAAAAGAATTGATTGAGTGGATAAAACAATGCCCCGGTGCCGATGGTTTTAAACGCTTTCAACTACTGATGAGCATTCTGAATACGTTTGCCCTTTCTGAAGGTTTGCGCACACTTTCTTCCGTGAGTTACCGCACGCCAACCCGCGAATCGGACAACGAACGCATTAATGTGATCTTTAACTTTCTGTCAAAAAATTTCCGAAATGAAGTAAATCTGGGGCAACTTGCCGATGTAGCAAACATGACTCCCAACTCGTTTTGCCGTTATTTTAAACAACGAACTGGCAAAGCTTATTCTGAATTTCTGAATGATATGCGGATTGAATATGCGGGGAAACTGATAGCCGGAAGTAACGAGAGTTTCGGGAATATTGCCATTGAATGTGGTTACAACAGCATTTCGTATTTTAATCGACAGTTTAAACGGATTAACGGCGTGTCACCATTACAATACCGCAAAAAGATTAAGGGCGGTTCTGTGTAA
- a CDS encoding dihydrodipicolinate synthase family protein: protein MRPTWTGVYPAVTTKFKENGELDIPAFIKNIEFQIESGVSGIIIGGSLGESSTLSNEEKVELVKSLQQYREQVPVIMNIAESSTVNAIEAAKQAEVNGADGLMLLPPLLYKADADETVEYFKTVAEATSLPILLYNNPVDYKIEITVPMFEKLKDTPNIEAVKESTRDLTNITRLKNALGDRFKILGGVDTLCLESLLLGGDGLVAGLVCAFPKETVVLYELAKAGKIDEALELYRWFMPLFEMDIHSKLVQYIKLCEVYTGIGTEYVRAPRKMITGAERESIIATIEHALANRPKF, encoded by the coding sequence ATGAGACCAACATGGACAGGGGTTTATCCCGCAGTAACAACAAAATTTAAGGAAAACGGAGAACTGGATATTCCTGCTTTTATCAAGAATATTGAATTCCAGATCGAATCAGGAGTTTCAGGAATTATTATCGGTGGTTCGCTGGGTGAATCAAGCACCTTAAGTAATGAGGAAAAAGTTGAGTTAGTAAAGTCGCTTCAGCAATATCGAGAACAGGTACCGGTAATTATGAATATCGCCGAGTCAAGCACAGTAAATGCTATTGAAGCAGCAAAACAGGCCGAAGTAAATGGCGCCGATGGTTTGATGTTGCTTCCACCGCTTTTATACAAAGCCGACGCCGATGAAACTGTGGAGTATTTTAAAACTGTGGCTGAAGCTACTTCGTTACCAATTTTGTTGTACAACAACCCGGTTGATTACAAAATTGAGATTACAGTTCCGATGTTCGAGAAACTAAAAGATACTCCGAATATCGAAGCGGTAAAAGAGTCTACCCGCGACTTGACAAACATTACAAGATTAAAGAATGCTTTAGGCGATCGTTTTAAAATTTTGGGTGGTGTTGATACCCTTTGTTTGGAGTCGCTGTTGTTGGGTGGCGACGGTTTGGTTGCCGGTTTGGTTTGTGCTTTCCCAAAAGAAACAGTGGTTTTGTACGAGTTGGCCAAAGCCGGAAAAATTGATGAAGCACTGGAATTGTACCGTTGGTTTATGCCGCTTTTCGAAATGGACATCCACTCGAAACTGGTACAGTACATTAAACTTTGCGAAGTGTACACCGGTATCGGAACTGAGTATGTGCGTGCTCCGCGAAAAATGATCACCGGAGCAGAACGCGAATCGATCATTGCTACCATTGAACATGCATTGGCAAACCGTCCAAAATTTTAG
- a CDS encoding aldehyde dehydrogenase (NADP(+)) → MAELKDQINEIMLKASEAFNVYKKVSAEKRAAFLRTIGEEIMNIGDELVETVMAESNLPEARVRGERGRTVGQLNKFADLIDEGSWCEATIDVGDPGREPLPKPDIRKKLVPLGPVVVFGAGNFPLAFSVAGGDTASALAGGNPVVVKGHPAHPKTGALVAAAIEEAVEKCELPAGTFGFIDDAGYESGQLLVKHPVTKAVGFTGSYQGGMALVKLAADREEPIPVFAEMGSINPVVVMEEALAIDHATIVSKLVASVNLGAGQFCTNPGLLITTKTDGYEAFVEELAKEVAATKGSQMFSTLVLRNYELNKDKMFSHSEVKLLGTGIGEEETGNVPPALATVSGADFIKNPHLHEEVFGPFSLLVVCENKAELLDVVNGLKGQLTATVHAKESELPDNQEIVDALLEKCGRLLLNGVPTGVEVCAAMQHGGPFPAASDSRFTSVGVSAIKRFVRPVAFQDFPDSLLPAELQNSNPLNIWRVVNDTWTNAAVK, encoded by the coding sequence ATGGCCGAATTGAAAGACCAAATTAATGAGATAATGTTGAAGGCTTCTGAAGCCTTCAACGTGTATAAGAAAGTTTCTGCTGAAAAGCGCGCTGCTTTTTTGCGGACGATCGGTGAGGAGATCATGAATATTGGCGACGAATTGGTGGAAACCGTAATGGCTGAATCCAATTTGCCGGAAGCCCGTGTTCGCGGAGAGCGAGGTCGAACAGTTGGACAGCTGAATAAGTTTGCCGACCTGATCGACGAAGGATCGTGGTGCGAAGCTACCATTGATGTTGGTGATCCGGGGCGTGAGCCACTTCCTAAACCTGATATCAGAAAAAAACTGGTGCCGCTTGGGCCGGTTGTGGTTTTTGGTGCCGGTAATTTTCCGCTGGCATTTTCTGTTGCCGGTGGTGATACTGCGTCAGCTTTGGCCGGTGGAAACCCTGTGGTTGTGAAAGGTCATCCGGCTCACCCAAAAACGGGAGCTTTGGTGGCAGCTGCTATTGAGGAGGCTGTTGAAAAATGCGAATTGCCAGCCGGAACTTTTGGTTTTATCGACGATGCCGGTTATGAATCGGGACAGCTGTTGGTGAAACATCCGGTTACAAAAGCTGTTGGATTTACCGGCTCGTATCAGGGCGGAATGGCTTTGGTGAAGTTGGCTGCTGATCGTGAAGAGCCAATTCCCGTTTTTGCTGAAATGGGAAGTATCAATCCTGTTGTTGTAATGGAGGAAGCACTGGCTATCGACCATGCAACAATTGTTTCAAAACTGGTTGCTTCGGTAAATCTTGGAGCCGGTCAGTTTTGTACCAATCCGGGATTGCTGATCACAACAAAAACAGATGGCTACGAAGCATTTGTGGAAGAACTGGCAAAAGAGGTTGCAGCGACAAAAGGTTCTCAAATGTTCAGCACTTTAGTTCTTCGAAATTACGAATTGAACAAGGATAAAATGTTCTCGCATTCGGAAGTGAAGTTGCTTGGGACAGGAATAGGTGAAGAAGAAACGGGAAATGTTCCTCCAGCACTTGCAACAGTTTCTGGTGCTGATTTTATTAAAAATCCGCATTTGCACGAAGAGGTTTTTGGCCCCTTTAGTTTGCTGGTGGTTTGCGAAAATAAGGCTGAACTCCTTGATGTGGTGAACGGCTTAAAAGGTCAGTTAACGGCTACTGTTCATGCCAAAGAAAGTGAGTTGCCCGACAACCAGGAAATTGTGGATGCGTTACTCGAAAAATGTGGACGACTGTTACTAAACGGAGTTCCAACAGGTGTTGAGGTTTGTGCAGCAATGCAGCATGGTGGACCGTTCCCGGCAGCAAGCGATTCGCGTTTTACTTCGGTTGGTGTGAGTGCCATAAAACGTTTTGTACGTCCGGTGGCTTTCCAGGATTTTCCTGACAGTTTATTGCCTGCTGAGCTGCAAAACAGCAACCCGCTAAACATTTGGAGAGTAGTTAACGACACGTGGACTAACGCCGCGGTTAAATAG
- a CDS encoding 4-hydroxyproline epimerase: MTRRSFFCIDGHTCGNPVRVVAGGVPRLKGKSIFEKREHFLEEYDWIRTGLMFEPRGHEQMSGSFIFPPENPHNDAGILFIETSGCLPMCGHGTIGTVTIAVEEGLIVPHTPGIVRLETPAGLVLAHYKQNEKGKVTSVKIINVPSFLYARNLTVESPHLGELTVDVSYGGNFYAIVDEQPNFSGLHNFTADELITFSGAVRKGLNEKYSFVHPQNEKICGLSHVLWTGNTKSEEADARNAVFYGEKAIDRCPCGTGTSARMAQWFSNGKLQLGSTFLHESVIGSQFIGTVEQQQKVGDFDAIVPGIEGWAKVTGYNHIIIDDEDDPYAHGFRVVGKL, from the coding sequence ATGACAAGAAGATCATTTTTTTGTATCGATGGACATACCTGCGGCAATCCGGTGCGGGTAGTGGCCGGTGGAGTTCCCCGCTTAAAGGGGAAAAGTATTTTTGAGAAACGCGAGCATTTCCTCGAGGAATACGATTGGATTCGCACAGGTTTAATGTTCGAACCCCGTGGCCACGAGCAAATGTCGGGGAGTTTTATTTTTCCACCAGAAAATCCGCATAACGACGCGGGAATTCTTTTCATCGAAACAAGTGGTTGTTTGCCCATGTGCGGGCACGGAACCATTGGCACAGTTACCATTGCCGTTGAGGAAGGGTTGATTGTGCCGCATACGCCCGGAATTGTTCGTTTGGAGACGCCTGCCGGTTTGGTGTTGGCACATTATAAACAGAATGAAAAAGGCAAAGTAACATCGGTGAAAATCATCAATGTTCCGTCGTTTTTATATGCCAGAAACCTAACGGTTGAAAGTCCGCATTTGGGAGAGTTGACTGTTGATGTATCTTATGGCGGAAACTTTTACGCAATAGTTGATGAGCAGCCTAATTTCTCAGGATTGCACAACTTCACTGCCGACGAGTTGATCACTTTCAGTGGAGCGGTCCGCAAAGGGCTGAATGAAAAATACAGTTTTGTACATCCTCAAAACGAGAAGATATGTGGATTGAGCCATGTACTTTGGACCGGAAATACCAAAAGCGAAGAAGCCGACGCACGTAACGCTGTTTTTTATGGCGAAAAAGCGATTGATCGTTGCCCATGCGGTACCGGAACTTCAGCGCGGATGGCGCAGTGGTTCTCGAACGGAAAATTGCAGTTGGGCTCAACTTTCTTGCACGAAAGTGTAATCGGTAGCCAGTTTATTGGTACCGTTGAGCAGCAACAAAAAGTGGGCGATTTCGATGCAATTGTTCCGGGAATTGAAGGCTGGGCAAAAGTTACCGGCTACAATCATATTATTATCGATGATGAGGACGATCCTTATGCACACGGATTTAGGGTGGTAGGAAAACTATAG
- a CDS encoding FAD-dependent oxidoreductase gives MSKKIIVIGAGVIGLHCAYYLKEAGFEVEVIEAGSENNEEGCSYGNCGLLVPSHFVPLASPEMLRSGLKMMLDRTSPVYLPPGKNISSLPWFFKFMKAANKKSVARAIPTLYKLNDESRKLYEQLSAENKNQSGFTNKGLLMAATTEKGLEEEVALAKIANDLGIETQLLDQQQLKTIEPEVDLQVTGAVLYKSDGNVSPEGHLRWLKSYLKASGVVFRYDTSVSSFQLEKGKIKAVETGSGKLNADEFVLATGSYSAKLVGSVGVKVPVISGKGYSFDLQKDRLKLQTPLILTEAKVALTPFENTVRLGSGMEFNGTIGDISYNRVQAIINRTQKALPNMEKLDAKKLDIWEGLRPVTPTGVPIIGRTNKYNNLLVATGHAMMGVSLGPITGKIISQLVAGEKPDFDMELMSI, from the coding sequence ATGAGCAAGAAAATTATTGTTATTGGAGCGGGAGTGATAGGTTTGCATTGTGCCTATTATTTGAAGGAGGCCGGTTTCGAGGTGGAAGTGATTGAAGCCGGCAGCGAAAACAATGAAGAAGGTTGTTCGTACGGAAACTGCGGACTGCTGGTGCCCAGTCATTTTGTGCCCTTGGCGTCGCCCGAGATGTTGCGCTCCGGATTGAAAATGATGCTCGACAGAACCAGCCCTGTTTATCTTCCGCCGGGTAAAAATATTTCCTCGCTCCCTTGGTTTTTTAAGTTTATGAAAGCTGCGAACAAAAAATCGGTTGCCCGCGCCATTCCAACTTTGTACAAACTAAATGATGAAAGTCGCAAGTTGTATGAACAGTTGAGCGCCGAAAACAAAAACCAAAGTGGTTTCACGAACAAAGGCCTGTTAATGGCCGCGACAACCGAAAAAGGTTTGGAAGAGGAAGTTGCTTTGGCCAAAATTGCAAACGATCTTGGAATTGAAACGCAGTTACTCGATCAACAACAACTGAAAACCATTGAGCCAGAAGTTGATTTGCAGGTTACCGGAGCGGTGCTTTACAAAAGCGACGGAAACGTTTCGCCGGAAGGGCACCTGCGTTGGCTGAAGAGTTACCTAAAAGCTAGTGGCGTTGTATTTCGATACGATACTTCTGTAAGTAGTTTTCAGCTTGAAAAAGGTAAAATTAAAGCAGTGGAAACCGGTTCAGGGAAACTGAATGCAGATGAGTTTGTGTTGGCAACAGGATCTTATTCTGCAAAATTGGTCGGTTCTGTAGGAGTGAAAGTTCCGGTAATATCCGGTAAAGGTTACAGCTTCGATTTGCAAAAAGACCGACTGAAATTACAAACACCTCTGATTTTAACAGAAGCCAAGGTCGCCTTAACGCCTTTCGAAAATACAGTGCGTTTGGGTAGTGGAATGGAGTTCAACGGAACGATTGGAGATATTTCATACAACCGGGTTCAGGCGATTATCAACCGTACACAAAAGGCTTTGCCAAATATGGAAAAACTGGATGCCAAAAAACTGGATATCTGGGAAGGATTAAGGCCGGTTACACCAACCGGAGTTCCAATTATTGGCAGAACAAACAAGTACAATAACCTGCTTGTGGCAACCGGTCATGCCATGATGGGCGTAAGTCTTGGCCCCATAACAGGAAAAATTATCAGTCAGTTGGTAGCGGGTGAAAAACCCGATTTCGACATGGAACTGATGAGCATATAA
- a CDS encoding helical backbone metal receptor — translation MRIKLLVVLLLAGFSVLAQDVKRVISLAPSITENIYLVGGKDKLVGCTSYCTHAVSDGIEEIGSTVDVNVEKIFALKPDVVLTMKLTKPQDIATLEKLGIRVEVLETPRTFDEICYQTLDIARMIGNEGQAKKVVADAKSKVAEIQKKSKQLPPSKIFFQIGANPIFTVLDKTFMNDFILYCNGENIASGLEHGTMTRESILLKNPDVIIIAEMGGFGEQEQKVWNAYDGMTAVKNDKVFLIASETSCSPTPANFVSALEDVYRFVSE, via the coding sequence ATGAGAATTAAATTACTTGTAGTATTGCTGCTTGCCGGTTTTTCGGTGCTTGCACAGGATGTTAAGCGCGTAATTTCGCTGGCACCGTCGATTACTGAAAATATTTATCTGGTTGGTGGAAAAGATAAACTGGTTGGATGTACTAGTTACTGTACTCATGCTGTTAGCGATGGAATTGAAGAAATTGGCTCCACTGTTGATGTAAATGTGGAGAAAATTTTTGCGTTGAAACCAGATGTGGTGTTAACTATGAAACTGACCAAACCACAGGATATTGCCACGCTTGAAAAACTTGGAATACGCGTAGAGGTTTTGGAAACACCACGCACATTTGACGAAATTTGTTACCAAACCCTGGATATTGCAAGAATGATCGGTAATGAAGGTCAGGCAAAAAAAGTAGTAGCGGACGCAAAATCCAAAGTTGCTGAAATTCAGAAAAAATCGAAACAATTGCCACCTTCCAAAATATTCTTTCAAATTGGAGCAAATCCTATTTTTACAGTGCTTGATAAAACGTTCATGAACGATTTTATTTTGTATTGTAATGGTGAGAATATTGCGTCGGGCCTTGAGCATGGAACAATGACACGCGAAAGTATTCTTCTGAAAAATCCGGATGTAATTATTATTGCAGAAATGGGTGGTTTTGGCGAACAGGAACAAAAAGTTTGGAATGCGTACGATGGAATGACGGCAGTAAAAAATGATAAAGTATTTTTAATTGCATCGGAGACTTCGTGTAGTCCAACACCTGCAAATTTTGTGAGTGCACTGGAAGATGTATACCGTTTTGTAAGCGAATAA
- a CDS encoding cob(I)yrinic acid a,c-diamide adenosyltransferase, whose protein sequence is MVKGLVHIYTGDGKGKTTASVGLAIRALGHGHSVVYASFFKKPDSYGYNEIQILKKQGATVFTFSEGMPMANPQITPEEYHATTAEGLKILKAFIEENNIQVLVLDEILIAIKYGYIKEKKLCDFIDKKPFETELILTGRGATEKIKEKADYITVLSKEKHPYDEGVQARVGIEY, encoded by the coding sequence ATGGTGAAAGGATTAGTACATATTTATACTGGTGACGGGAAGGGCAAAACTACAGCTTCTGTTGGTTTGGCCATCAGGGCGCTTGGGCACGGGCATTCAGTTGTTTATGCATCGTTTTTTAAAAAGCCCGATTCATATGGTTATAACGAAATTCAGATACTGAAAAAGCAGGGGGCAACAGTTTTTACTTTTTCGGAAGGTATGCCAATGGCCAATCCGCAAATTACGCCGGAAGAATACCATGCTACAACTGCTGAAGGGCTAAAAATCCTGAAAGCCTTTATTGAGGAGAATAATATACAAGTTTTGGTACTCGATGAGATTTTAATAGCCATAAAATATGGCTACATAAAAGAGAAGAAACTTTGTGATTTTATTGATAAAAAGCCTTTTGAAACCGAGTTGATTTTGACAGGAAGAGGAGCTACCGAAAAGATTAAGGAAAAAGCGGATTACATTACGGTGCTTTCAAAAGAAAAACATCCATACGATGAAGGTGTGCAGGCGCGTGTTGGTATAGAATATTAA
- a CDS encoding iron ABC transporter permease has product MNKKYLKWILFLAALLLLLLVSVLISLSSGEIKVSLSQLPQILADKTSIEYTVLSKIRIPRILLAIGIGGALSLSGAVLQGIYRNPLVEPYTLGISGGAALGVAVAIVFGLNTLSFLSLPAFGFLGALITLFVVYFLSIKRGGLSINSMLLIGVMVSFVSSSAMMFLMSISTSENLHNIVFWVMGSLDESNNSLIAIAFYSAVAGLIISYLFAPTLNALRLGEVKARHLGINTGLAIKLLFFVASLLTGIAVSVAGVIGFVGLVIPHVIRLIIGNDYRVLLAGSFLGGAIFLILSDTIARTIISPNELPIGVITGFVGGLVFIIVLSRSKSHFKLN; this is encoded by the coding sequence GTGAATAAGAAGTATTTAAAATGGATTCTGTTTTTAGCAGCATTATTGTTGCTGCTGTTAGTTTCTGTGCTTATCTCACTGTCTTCGGGCGAAATTAAAGTATCACTATCGCAGTTGCCCCAGATTTTGGCCGACAAAACAAGTATCGAATATACAGTGTTATCAAAAATTCGAATTCCAAGAATCCTGTTGGCAATCGGAATCGGAGGGGCGTTAAGTTTGTCGGGAGCTGTTTTGCAGGGTATTTATCGAAATCCTTTGGTTGAACCTTATACTTTGGGAATCTCTGGAGGGGCAGCACTTGGCGTGGCAGTGGCTATCGTTTTTGGTTTAAACACTTTAAGTTTTCTGTCGCTGCCGGCATTCGGATTTCTGGGTGCACTAATTACGTTGTTTGTGGTATACTTTCTGAGTATTAAACGCGGCGGATTAAGCATAAACAGTATGTTGCTGATTGGTGTGATGGTAAGTTTTGTTTCTTCGTCAGCCATGATGTTTCTAATGTCGATATCCACCTCCGAAAACCTGCATAACATTGTTTTTTGGGTGATGGGGTCGTTGGATGAATCAAACAATTCACTAATTGCAATTGCATTTTATTCGGCAGTGGCCGGACTGATTATAAGTTACCTTTTTGCACCAACATTGAATGCACTGCGTTTGGGTGAAGTGAAAGCACGACATCTTGGAATTAACACCGGATTGGCTATAAAATTGTTGTTTTTTGTTGCGTCGTTGCTAACGGGTATAGCAGTTTCGGTAGCCGGAGTAATTGGATTTGTTGGATTGGTAATTCCACATGTTATCCGACTGATCATCGGCAACGATTACCGGGTTCTTTTGGCAGGTTCGTTTTTGGGAGGAGCCATTTTTCTAATCCTTTCCGATACGATTGCCCGAACAATTATTTCACCAAACGAATTGCCAATTGGCGTAATAACCGGCTTTGTTGGAGGATTGGTTTTTATTATTGTATTGAGTCGCTCAAAATCACATTTCAAACTGAATTAG